In a single window of the Papaver somniferum cultivar HN1 chromosome 8, ASM357369v1, whole genome shotgun sequence genome:
- the LOC113301377 gene encoding protein ECERIFERUM 3-like, translated as MVKPLSTWPWENLGNFKYLLYGPLIAKVVQSKPWDQEATQKDAWCLHILIICALRCLLHAFWCSFCNLHSLTRKRSIHQVGVDFKQIDKEWHWDNFIILQAFMACMAYYSFPFLGNLPMWNSKGLIFALLLHVGVSEPLYYWVHRFVLHSDFMFKNYHAIHHASPVPQPFTAGHATPLEHLILGSLIGIPTLGVSLIGYGSVGTIYGYILAFDFLRCMGHSNIEVVPNWVFRIFPFLRYLIYTPTYHNLHHKEMDSNFCLFMPLFDALWNTIHKESWELHKKISTGVNAREPDFVFLCHVVDVVSSLHAPLFLRSFVSMPFENRLFLLPFWPSAFVTMLILWAISKTFIITFYNLRGRLHHSWCVPRYGFQYFLPFAKDGINNQIEDAILRADRTGVKVISLAALNKNEALNGGGTLFVKKLPNLRVRVVHGNTLTAAVIIKEIPSDVKEVFLTGATSKLGRAIALYLSRRKVRVLMLTLSKERFQSIQNEAPKEQQSYLVQITKYEAAQHCKMWIVGKWLTPGQQRWAPPGTHFNQFVVPPIFPFRRDCTYGELAAMQLPEDVEGLGTCEYTMSRGGVHACHAGGVVHLLEGWTHHEVGAIDVDKIDIVWEAALKHGLKPVFSYP; from the exons ATGGTGAAACCTTTGTCAACTTGGCCATGGGAGAACTTAGGGAACTTCAAG TACTTGTTGTATGGACCTCTAATTGCGAAAGTTGTACAATCAAAACCATGGGATCAGGAAGCAACGCAAAAAGATGCATGGTGTTTACATATATTAATCATTTGTGCTCTTAGATGTCTCCTGCATGCATTCTGGTGTTCATTCTGTAACCTTCATTCCCTTACTCGAAAGCGAAGTATTCATCAAGTAGGAGTTGATTTCAAACAAATAGATAAAGAATGGCACTG GGATAACTTCATCATACTTCAAGCTTTCATGGCTTGTATGGCATATTATAGCTTCCCATTCCTTGGGAATCTTCCTATGTGGAACTCAAAAGGGTTAATTTTTGCTCTTCTACTTCATGTCGGAGTTTCGGAGCCTCTATATTATTGGGTCCATAGATTTGTTCTCCACAGTGATTTTATGTTCAAGAATTATCATGCAATCCACCATGCTTCTCCAGTTCCACAACCTTTTACTG CTGGGCACGCAACTCCTCTGGAGCACCTAATTTTAGGTTCACTTATTGGGATCCCTACACTCGGGGTTTCATTAATTGGATATGGATCCGTTGGCACGATCTATGGCTATATTTTAGCTTTCGACTTCTTGAGATGTATGGGACATAGCAATATAGAAGTTGTTCCGAATTGGGTCTTTCGGATATTTCCATTTCTTAGATATCTGATCTACACACCAAC GTACCACAACCTGCATCATAAGGAAATGGACTCAAACTTCTGCTTGTTCATGCCTCTCTTTGATGCATTATGGAATACGATACACAAAGAGTCGTGGGAGCTCCACAAGAAAATAAGTACAG GTGTGAATGCAAGAGAACCTGACTTTGTCTTTCTATGCCATGTCGTGGATGTAGTCTCTTCACTGCATGCACCGCTGTTTCTACGATCATTCGTTTCTATGCCGTTTGAGAACAGGCTCTTCTTGTTGCCTTTTTGGCCATCTGCGTTTGTGACAATGCTAATACTGTGGGCTATTTCCAAGACTTTTATTATCACTTTTTATAACCTCAGGGGCAGATTGCACCATTCATGGTGTGTCCCTAGGTATGGTTTTCAG TATTTCTTGCCATTTGCTAAAGATGGTATCAACAATCAAATAGAAGATGCAATCCTTAGAGCCGATAGAACTGGGGTTAAGGTCATTAGCCTCGCAGCGTTGAACAAG AATGAAGCTCTAAATGGAGGTGGAACGTTGTTTGTTAAGAAGCTTCCAAACTTAAGAGTCCGTGTTGTCCATGGGAACACCTTAACTGCCGCAGTAATTATCAAAGAGATCCCAAGTGATGTCAAGGAAGTATTTCTGACTGGGGCTACTTCTAAGCTCGGTAGAGCAATTGCTCTTTACCTCTCCCGACGCAAAGTTCGAGTTCTG ATGTTAACATTATCCAAAGAGAGATTCCAATCTATTCAAAATGAAGctccaaaagaacaacaaagttATCTAGTTCAAATTACCAAATACGAAGCAGCCCAACATTGCAAG ATGTGGATCGTCGGTAAATGGCTAACACCTGGACAACAACGATGGGCACCACCTGGAACTCATTTCAATCAGTTTGTTGTTCCGCCAATTTTCCCCTTTAGAAGGGACTGCACATACGGAGAGCTTGCTGCCATGCAACTACCCGAGGATGTTGAAGGACTTGGAACATGTGAG TATACTATGTCGCGGGGGGGAGTTCATGCATGCCACGCAGGTGGTGTTGTTCATTTACTAGAAGGATGGACACACCATGAAGTTGGTGCCATTGACGTTGATAAGATAGATATTGTTTGGGAAGCTGCCCTCAAGCATGGTCTaaaaccagttttctcttatCCCTAA